A single Candidatus Liberibacter asiaticus DNA region contains:
- a CDS encoding MlaE family ABC transporter permease: MSENGITVFRFAGNWKSPEISEIADDVVMAINKSIQSDSAIVDLSAITEIDTIGAELIMYFMEKYHGKIKLQGVSTHIEQLFSLISFTHRKKIKNQKPQRSFFYNSFKNLHYHIGKKIVKFINDSCSQAHILGLVISNTGEFCASSYKFKGFLLSLIRQMYYVGVSGVPVVILISFVTGAVIAQQGAFQLSQFGAEIFSIDLMSILQLREIGVLLTAVMIAGRSGSAIVAEIGSMKINEEIDAIRTMGLDFVRILISPRIWALIISLPLLTILANFSAIIGASIVIWKYYDIPFAVFFSRFHSTATLANIFTGLIKAPFMACAIGIVAMKEGFAVGVHSNSLGKKVTTCVVQSISIVIIIDSLFAIFYFAIGI, translated from the coding sequence TGTCAGAGAATGGGATAACTGTGTTCCGCTTTGCTGGAAATTGGAAATCACCAGAAATTTCTGAAATAGCCGACGATGTGGTAATGGCTATAAATAAATCTATACAAAGCGACTCTGCGATAGTTGATCTTTCGGCAATTACGGAAATCGACACCATAGGAGCTGAACTTATCATGTACTTCATGGAGAAGTATCATGGAAAAATAAAATTGCAAGGAGTTAGTACACACATTGAACAATTATTTTCTCTAATCTCTTTTACTCACAGAAAAAAGATAAAAAATCAAAAACCACAAAGATCCTTTTTTTATAATAGTTTTAAAAATCTTCACTACCATATTGGCAAGAAGATTGTGAAATTCATTAATGATTCTTGCAGTCAGGCACATATTTTAGGCTTGGTCATTAGCAATACAGGAGAATTCTGCGCTAGCAGTTATAAATTCAAGGGATTTCTCCTTTCTCTGATCAGACAAATGTATTACGTGGGCGTCAGCGGAGTGCCAGTAGTGATCCTTATATCTTTTGTAACTGGCGCAGTAATTGCACAACAAGGAGCATTTCAACTCAGTCAATTTGGAGCAGAAATTTTTTCGATCGACTTGATGAGCATCCTCCAATTACGCGAAATAGGAGTATTGCTCACAGCAGTTATGATTGCTGGACGTTCTGGAAGTGCCATTGTAGCCGAAATTGGATCTATGAAAATTAATGAAGAAATTGATGCTATCAGAACAATGGGACTAGACTTCGTTAGAATCCTGATATCACCACGAATTTGGGCCCTTATCATTTCATTGCCATTACTAACTATCCTAGCTAATTTCTCCGCTATTATTGGAGCGTCTATAGTCATTTGGAAATACTATGATATTCCTTTTGCTGTATTTTTCTCACGATTTCATTCAACAGCAACATTGGCAAATATTTTCACAGGATTGATCAAAGCACCCTTCATGGCATGTGCCATCGGTATAGTTGCAATGAAAGAAGGATTTGCAGTAGGAGTACATTCTAACTCTCTTGGCAAAAAAGTGACCACTTGCGTTGTACAATCAATTTCTATAGTTATTATCATAGATTCACTCTTTGCAATTTTCTATTTTGCGATCGGTATATAA
- a CDS encoding ABC transporter ATP-binding protein, which yields MQLNNIPSQEEKILSVRNLTIELNNRIILNNINLDILRGEILGVIGSSGTGKSILMRGILGLIPRVSGEVKVLGEHLNLAKGKQNFAFSAKLGVLFQHGALFSSMTVQENISMPIKEHLNLPADLIEHIVHTKIAIVGLPPETANLMPFQLSGGMIKRVSLARALAIDPDLLFLDEPTSGLDPIAAEEFDKLLIKLRHSLGLSVYMITHDLNNLISTCNRVAVIQKKGIMKEGTISDIVDSNDPWIRSYFNRFTKRI from the coding sequence TTGCAATTAAATAATATACCCTCTCAAGAAGAAAAGATCTTATCTGTTCGAAACCTCACGATTGAATTAAATAATAGAATTATACTTAACAATATTAATCTAGATATTCTCCGTGGCGAAATTCTTGGAGTTATTGGATCGTCTGGAACGGGAAAATCAATTCTAATGCGCGGAATCCTAGGATTAATACCGCGTGTTTCAGGAGAAGTAAAAGTATTAGGAGAACACCTGAATCTTGCTAAAGGAAAACAAAACTTTGCTTTCAGCGCTAAATTAGGCGTTCTTTTTCAACATGGTGCATTATTTTCATCCATGACTGTTCAAGAAAATATTAGCATGCCTATTAAAGAGCATCTTAATTTACCAGCAGATCTTATTGAGCACATCGTTCATACTAAAATTGCCATAGTGGGATTACCTCCAGAAACTGCTAATCTAATGCCTTTTCAGCTATCAGGAGGAATGATTAAACGTGTCTCTTTAGCACGCGCCTTAGCTATTGATCCTGATCTCTTATTCCTAGATGAACCGACTTCCGGATTAGATCCAATAGCAGCAGAAGAGTTTGATAAGTTGCTTATAAAATTACGCCATTCTTTAGGATTATCCGTATATATGATTACACACGATCTTAATAATTTGATTTCTACGTGTAATAGAGTTGCAGTGATTCAGAAAAAAGGTATCATGAAAGAAGGGACCATTTCAGATATCGTTGATTCCAATGATCCATGGATACGATCTTATTTTAATAGATTTACGAAAAGGATCTAA